A genomic segment from Neobacillus sp. YX16 encodes:
- a CDS encoding site-2 protease family protein: MENLEGFLAYSLREIPYVAITLMIAFTFHEFAHAYVAYKFGDHTAQKQGRLTLNPLKHLDPFGTILIFIAGFGWARPVPVNRFFFKRPRLAGILVSVAGPLSNLILAAIGFFTAFGLARTGLALNLPGIFEFLEIFNWLNLVLFVFNLLPFPPLDGYRILEDLAPNDIRAKMTQFEQYGVLIFLILVITPLDRYTIQPIFQFIIPGIWEGLNNFFYQLFF, from the coding sequence TTGGAAAATTTAGAAGGATTTCTTGCTTATTCATTAAGGGAAATTCCCTATGTCGCGATTACATTAATGATTGCCTTCACGTTTCATGAATTTGCCCATGCCTACGTTGCCTATAAATTCGGAGATCATACAGCACAAAAGCAGGGTCGGTTAACATTAAATCCGCTGAAGCATCTTGATCCATTCGGTACCATCTTAATTTTCATCGCTGGATTTGGCTGGGCACGACCGGTGCCGGTTAACCGCTTTTTCTTTAAAAGGCCCCGCCTTGCAGGTATATTAGTTTCTGTAGCAGGTCCTCTTAGTAACCTTATCCTGGCGGCAATAGGTTTTTTTACTGCCTTTGGATTAGCACGAACAGGATTAGCTTTAAATCTCCCAGGCATTTTTGAATTTCTAGAAATCTTTAACTGGCTGAATTTAGTTCTGTTTGTATTTAATTTATTACCGTTTCCCCCTTTGGATGGCTATCGGATTCTAGAGGATTTGGCGCCAAACGATATTCGGGCAAAAATGACTCAATTTGAACAATACGGAGTATTAATCTTTCTGATTTTAGTGATTACTCCTCTTGATCGCTACACCATCCAGCCGATTTTCCAATTTATTATCCCTGGAATCTGGGAAGGACTAAATAATTTCTTTTATCAACTATTTTTTTAA
- a CDS encoding YwhD family protein, with translation MEENKKKPIGFNIIKPDPTDGHKGFGKGALSLDNVSPVIVDVDAGDAVIDVGAMHARSVVEKGIKFLKTKEEVPNGKPYWLVWVTVDRKQEGPYYAGVTACEMTVDREIRRGYKSLPEHVNRMDKSLKRHIIVDHMDDKSKKILSDFLQNHNQDMWNNSAEELKKGLAVE, from the coding sequence TTGGAAGAAAATAAGAAAAAACCAATTGGCTTTAATATAATTAAACCTGACCCGACGGATGGACATAAGGGCTTTGGCAAGGGAGCCTTGAGCCTTGATAATGTTTCTCCAGTTATTGTCGATGTCGACGCAGGTGATGCGGTCATCGATGTCGGAGCAATGCATGCGCGCAGTGTGGTCGAAAAGGGAATTAAGTTCCTTAAGACGAAGGAAGAGGTTCCGAACGGCAAACCGTACTGGCTGGTTTGGGTGACGGTGGATAGAAAACAAGAGGGCCCTTATTATGCCGGAGTCACCGCCTGCGAAATGACCGTGGACCGTGAAATCCGCCGCGGGTACAAGTCACTTCCTGAGCATGTGAACAGGATGGATAAGTCGTTGAAGCGTCATATTATCGTCGACCATATGGACGATAAATCGAAAAAAATCTTATCCGACTTCCTCCAAAATCACAATCAAGACATGTGGAACAATTCAGCTGAAGAGTTGAAAAAAGGCTTGGCGGTTGAATAA